Within Numida meleagris isolate 19003 breed g44 Domestic line unplaced genomic scaffold, NumMel1.0 unplaced_Scaffold458, whole genome shotgun sequence, the genomic segment NNNNNNNNNNNNNNNNNNNNNNNNNNNNNNNNNNNNNNNNNNNNNNNNNNNNNNNNNNNNNNNNNNNNNNNNNNNNNNNNNNNNNNNNNNNNNNNNNNNNNNNNNNNNNNNNNNNNNNNNNNNNNNNNNNNNNNNNNNNNNNNNNNNNNNNNNNNNNNNNNNNNNNNNNNNNNNNNNNNNNNNNNNNNNNNNNNNNNNNNNNNNNNNNNNNNNNNNNNNNNNNNNNNNNNNNNNNNNNNNNNNNNNNNNNNNNNNNNNNNNNNNNNNNNNNNNNNNNNNNNNNNNNNNNNNNNNNNNNNNNNNNNNNNNNNNNNNNNNNNNNNNNNNNNNNNNNNNNNNNNNNNNNNNNNNNNNNNNNNNNNNNNNNNNNNNNNNNNNNNNNNNNNNNNNNNNNNNNNNNNNNNNNNNNNNNNNNNNNNNNNNNNNNNNNNNNNNNNNNNNNNNNNNNNNNNNNNNNNNNNNNNNNNNNNNNNNNNNNNNNNNNNNNNNNNNNNNNNNNNNNNNNNNNNNNNNNNNNNNNNNNNNNNNNNNNNNNNNNNNNNNNNNNNNGATAACCCTGGTTCCAGCACTGGATGGTGACATTGGTCCCAGTTCTCACGTGTTCGTCAGGGCTCAGGGAAATGCCAGGTGGGGGGAAAGTGTGATCTGTGCGCAGAGAGTGATTTCATATTAGTGATGTGAAATGGCCCTGAGGAGACAACCCAGGACCAATCCCTGTTCCCCGTGCCCTCACCTGTCACCAACAGTTCCACGGGGTCACTCTGCTCTGATGTTCCAGGTGGATCCAACACCCGATATTGGCACCGATACACCCCCATGTCTGTCCTCTTTGTGTTAAGAAAGGAGAACTCCACTGTGGTCTTCcgcttctccttctccttcttggTTCTCCATTGTCTGTTCTGGTAGAGCATGACccgggcagcagggctgggcaggtgGCACCGCAGGGTGACATTGtcccccagggacaccccctggctggggtgcagtGAGAGGGAGGGTCGGGGCACTAGGACAGGGGACACCAGTCAGCCTTGTCCTTGCACACCCTCCTCGACCCCTCTGATGACCTCCTCCCCacgctcccctccctctgtccccattctCCCCATGCCCCCATACTCAcggtgctgtgccctgctggctgccaccagacaccaacctgcaagaGACACAGTCCTGGTCCCACACAAGGCCACCAACCCCCATGGCACCACAtccccattgtcac encodes:
- the LOC110391685 gene encoding osteoclast-associated immunoglobulin-like receptor, which produces MALALILGWCLVAASRAQHLPRPSLSLHPSQGVSLGDNVTLRCHLPSPAARVMLYQNRQWRTKKEKEKRKTTVEFSFLNTKRTDMGVYRCQYRVLDPPGTSEQSDPVELLVTDHTFPPPGISLSPDEHVRTGTNVTIQCWNQG